A genomic segment from Zonotrichia albicollis isolate bZonAlb1 chromosome 19, bZonAlb1.hap1, whole genome shotgun sequence encodes:
- the ELAC2 gene encoding zinc phosphodiesterase ELAC protein 2, translated as MWALARALVWRRLRAGPGRAARAMAEGPSAAGGPRRRPKDVPRHVWVRERRRSAGTGLAGPNTVYVQVVAAGSRDAGAAVYVFSEFNRYLFNCGEGTQRAMQEHKLKISHLDSIFLSRVSWANVGGLPGMILTLKAIGLQRCVFLGPPKLQNYLKAIRLFPGPLKRMDLAVQLHTEPEYKDETMTVCQIPLTAKPLAAGSSPPRSPGASPQGRNSPKGDTGPGSPRAAQQSLEEGKESPKKAGDEQKCARKHPELVTAFLCKVHPRKGKFLAAKAQELGLPVGTPAILPIITALKNGESITYEGKELFPEELCTPTDPGPVFLVLECPHEGFVDAVCENETFQRYQEGAAEHQVALVIHMTPEAVLRDSRYQQWMHRFGPGTQHLVLNENSSAVHNPRSYKIQTQLNLIHPEIFPLLTTYQSKEAEAVCPVPIVRGECLLKYHLRPQQEWQRDAVTVCDPEEFVSEALDLPDFQTRVKECKESLSAVPGNVGAYPEIVFLGTGSAIPMKIRNVSSTLLNTSATRSLLLDCGEGTFGQLCRHYGEQVDQVLCNLVAVFVSHMHTDHHSGLVNILMERRRAFAALGQDFSPLFLVAPEQIMPWLNEYHNHCEEILGDIKMIPSQCLVKGCENIRPKAKEFVSSLLESYDLAEFQTCEVQHCKNAFACSVIHKSGWKVVYSGDTMPCMALVQMGKNANLLIHEATLEDGMEKEAIEKTHSTTSQAIQIGMKMNAEFIMLNHFSQRYAKIPLFSEDFSDRVGIAFDHMRVRFGDFPAIPKLIPPLKALFADDIVEMEERKEKREMRLLKETALVLDKLTRGDSTEAACQKRKQAKNHQELPDKKLKTAN; from the exons ATGTGGGCGCTGGCGCGGGCGCTCGTGTGGCGGCGGCTGCGGGCGGGCCCCGGTCGCGCGGCCCGGGCCATGGCCGAGGGGCCATCGGCGGCGGGCGGGCCCCGGCGGCGCCCCAAGGACGTGCCCCGGCACGTGTGGGTCCGCGAGCGGCGGCGGAGCGCGGGCACCGGCCTGGCGGGGCCCAACACCGTGTACGTGCAGGTGGTGGCGGCCGGCAGCCGCGACGCGGGAGCCGCCGTGTACGTGTTCTCCGAGTTCAACCG GTATCTATTCAACTGCGGCGAGGGCACGCAGCGCGCCATGCAGGAGCACAA GCTGAAGATCTCCCACCTGGACAGCATCTTCCTGAGCCGCGTGTCCTGGGCCAACGTCGGGGGGCTGCCCG GGATGATCCTCACCCTGAAGGCCATAGGGCTCCAGAGGTGTGTGTTCCTGGGGCCACCAAAGCTG cAAAACTACTTGAAAGCCATTCGCCTCTTCCCTGGGCCCCTCAAAAGGATGGATTTAG CTGTGCAGTTGCACACAGAGCCTGAGTACAAGGATGAGACAATGACTGTCTGCCAGATCCCTCTGACAG CAAAACCACTGGCTGCTGGAAGTTCACCCCCTCGGAGtcctggagcatctccccaaGGTAGAAACAGCCCTAAAGGGGACACAGGGCCTGGATCCCCGAGAGCTGCACAGCAAAGCttggaggaaggaaaagagagcCCAAAGAAAGCAG GTGATGAGCAGAAATGTGCAAGGAAGCATCCTGAGCTGGTGACAGCTTTTCTTTGCAAA GTTCACCCAAGGAAAGGGAAATTCCTTGCAGCTAAAGCCCAGGAGCTGGGCCTGCCAGT GGGCACTCCAGCCATCCTTCCCATCATTACAGCTCTCAAAAATGGGGAGAGCATCACTTATGAAGGCAAAGAG CTCTTTCCTGAGGAGCTGTGCACCCCCACTGACCCTGGCCCAGTGTTCCTCGTGCTGGAGTGTCCCCACGAGGGCTTTGTGGATGCTGTCTGTGAAAATGAGACCTTCCAAAG GTAccaggagggagctgctgagCACCAGGTGGCCTTGGTTATCCACATGACCCCCGAGGCAGTGCTGCGAGACAGCCGCTACCAGCAGTGGATGCACAG ATTTGGGCCTGGCACTCAGCACTTGGTGCTCAATGAAAACTCCTCTGCTGTGCACAACCCACGCAGCTACAAGATCCAGACTCAGCTGAACCTCATCCACCCTGAGATCTTCCCTCTGCTCACCACCTACCAGAGCAAG gaagcagaggctgtgtgccctgtgcccatcGTGAGAGGGGAGTGCCTCCTGAAATACCACCTCAGGCCACAGCAGGAGTGGCAAAG AGATGCTGTGACTGTCTGTGATCCTGAGGAGTTTGTCAGCGAGGCCTTGGATCTCCCTGACTTCCAGACCCGTGTGAAGGAGTGCAAGGAGAGCCTGTCTGCTGTACCAG GAAATGTGGGTGCTTATCCTGAGATTGTGTTCTTGGGAACAGGATCTGCAATCCCAATGAAAATCCGCAATGTCAGTTCCACACTGCTGAACACCAG TGCTACCAggtccctgctcctggactgtggaGAAGGAACTTTTGGCCAGCTCTGCCGCCACTATGGAGAGCAAGTGGACCAAGTGCTGTGTAACCTCGTGGCTGTGTTTGTGTCCCACATGCACACAGATCATCACTCT GGGCTGGTGAATATCCTGATGGAGCGGCGGAGAGCTTTT GCAGCCCTGGGTCAGGATTTCAGCCCTCTGTTTCTGGTAGCACCTGAGCAGATCATGCCTTGGCTGAATGAGTACCACAACCACTGTGAGGAGATCCTTGGAGACATCAA aaTGATTCCTTCTCAGTGTCTTGTGAAAGGCTGTGAGAACATCAGACCCAAAGCCAAGGAGTTTGTGAGCTCTCTGCTAGAGAGCTACGACCTGGCTGAG TTTCAGACCTGTGAAGTCCAACACTGTAAAAATGCCTTTGCATGTTCAGTGATCCACAAGTCTGGCTGGAAAGTAGTTTATTCTGGTGACACAATGCCCTGCATGGCCTTAGTGCAAATGG GTAAAAATGCCAACCTGCTGATCCACGAAGCCACGCTGGAAGATGGCATGGAAAAGGAAGCTATAGAGAAGACCCACAG CACAACCTCCCAGGCCATCCAGATTGGCATGAAGATGAATGCAGAGTTCATCATGCTCAATCACTTCAGCCAGAGGTACGCCAAGATCCCGCTCTTCAGCGAGGACTTCAGCGACAGGGTCGGCATTGCCTTTGACCACATGAGG GTTCGTTTTGGTGACTTCCCAGCCATCCCAAAGCTGATCCCACCCCTGAAGGCTTTGTTTGCAGATGACATCGtggagatggaggagaggaaggagaagagggaGATGAGGCTGCTGAAGGAGACTGCCCTGGTCCTGGACAAACTCACCAGGGGGGACAGCACAGAAGCAGCAtgccagaaaagaaaacaagccAAGAACCATCAGGAATTGCCAGACAAGAAGCTTAAAACAGCCAACTGA